The following are encoded in a window of Colletotrichum lupini chromosome 3, complete sequence genomic DNA:
- a CDS encoding Lecithin:cholesterol acyltransferase, with product MSSSTIRRRAIPTDSNIDSEISTPRDESPEKPETVAHVVHHVKPKTRKRRNGAIFLLGSLFGIIAAGFFAKSNDLIDFPELGELSMDSFFDVLPAGLVKDMRELVQGEREFVDSYDAFSVGLQARAEGLHAHHPMIMVPGVISTGLESWGTANVSRQYFRKRLWGSWSMMRALVLDKENWKKHIMLDQETGLDPPHIKLRAAQGFDATDFFITGYWIWNKIFENLASIGYDPTNSFTAAYDWRLAYPNLETRDQYFSRLKSYIETAHAFSGKKAVLVSHSMGGQVLFYFFHWVASESGGRGGDDWVEQHVEAWINVSGCMLGAVKDLTAVLSGEMRDTAQLNAFAVYGLEKFLSKDERAQLFRAMPGISSMLPIGGDAVWGNSTWAPDDKPDQELSYGSLLNFRSGMNWTTPERNLTVESAMNYLFNTTEEWYSRNVKGAYSHGVAHTQDEVDANEKDPNKWINPLETRLPLAPSLKIYCFYGVGKATERGYYYRSPDAPALTNLNITIDTTLTQGEVDHGVVMGEGDGTVNLLSTGYMCNRGWNYKRYNPAGVKVTVVEMEHEPERFNPRGGPKTADHVDILGRQHLNELILRIAAGKGNTITDYVVSNIKEYADKVKVYDDGQRPDEEQDTWEETLEKLVGNRLSVLSLPLPLPLSGPVQCFKGGPSVLTSSSSGLAPGCPGLTRPFHPRISGGSSIMADFDLYESLETKHQFWEELDDVVTTQYQSHDLIDETLRSWLYLTSRFRDKFPENENDVATCCEKLLQCKLFQDNKDYIRNQIVYSLLQEDEPPSLHAIILFLLLDGHADEALYSRMIEEACFPRLLELINGRKDQDLRLHRLLLELMYEMSRVERLRTADLLQVDDGFIAYLFQIIEELSNDVHDPYHYPIIRVLLVLNEQYMLASTDVASDPNSPTAPLTNRVIKCLSLHGDSFRTFGENIILLLNRETETSLQLLILKLLYLLFTTKATYEYFYTNDLKVLLDVIIRNLMDLPDEKISLRHTYLRVLYPLLAHTQLSHPPHYKRDEVLKVLRILGGYGNSHFAPADETTVRLVDRVSKVKWLVDQEASGEAEVARKFLGISLTRSDTASSVSVVDVAAVMEKPGVITPSRKAEADAEAKQGEAKAGAGAVRPKKPLPEVPKHRHGVPVGPTTTLHLNGHKKIPPKAPPPRRKTKLQPLEPVADSAPMPEA from the exons ATGTCTTCTTCGACTATTAGGCGCCGAGCCATCCCCACCGACAGCAACATCGATAGTGAAATTTCGACCCCTCGAGACGAAAGCCCCGAGAAACCCGAGACTGTAGCTCACGTTGTTCACCATGTAAAACCCAAGACACGGAAACGCCGGAATGGCGCCATCTTCTTACTTGGAAGTTTATTTGGAATCATAGCCGCCGGCTTTTTCGCGAAAAGCAACGACCTCATAGATTTCCCCGAGCTTGGAGAGCTTAGCATGGACAGCTTCTTCGATGTTCTGCCAGCTGGCTTGGTTAAGGACATGCGGGAGCTTGTG CAAGGCGAGCGAGAATTCGTCGATAGCTACGATGCCTTCTCCGTAGGTTTGCAAGCCCGCGCCGAGGGTCTTCATGCCCATCACCCCATGATCATGGTCCCTGGCGTCATCTCAACAGGCCTCGAATCGTGGGGCACGGCCAACGTTTCCCGCCAGTATTTCCGAAAGCGCCTCTGGGGTAGTTGGAGCATGATGCGTGCGCTGGTCCTCGACAAGGAAAACTGGAAGAAACATATCATGCTGGATCAGGAGACCGGTCTCGACCCCCCTCATATCAAGTTGCGAGCTGCTCAAGGCTTCGACGCAACCGACTTCTTTATCACCGGTTACTGGATCTGGAACAAGATTTTCGAGAATCTGGCATCAATAGGCTACGACCCGACTAATTCCTTCACTGCCGCGTACGACTGGCGTTTGGCGTACCCCAACCTCGAAACACGCGATCAGTACTTTTCGAGGCTCAAATCTTACATTGAAACTGCGCATGCGTTTTCGGGCAAGAAGGCCGTTCTCGTGTCCCACAGCATGGGAGGGCAAGTCCTTTTCTACTTCTTCCACTGGGTCGCATCCGAGAGTGGTGGACGAGGTGGCGATGATTGGGTCGAACAGCACGTCGAAGCTTGGATCAACGTGAGTGGCTGCATGCTTGGTGCTGTCAAGGACTTGACAGCTGTCTTGTCAGGTGAGATGAGAGACACAGCTCAGCTGAACGCCTTTGCCGTGTACGGCCTCGAGAAGTTTTTGAGCAAAGACGAAAGAGCCCAGCTCTTCCGAGCAATGCCTGGCATTTCTTCCATGCTTCCCATTGGAGGAGATGCTGTTTGGGGCAATTCGACATGGGCACCTGATGACAAGCCGGATCAGGAGCTGTCTTACGGTTCTCTCCTCAATTTCCGTAGCGGCATGAATTGGACAACTCCGGAACGGAATCTGACGGTCGAGTCAGCCATGAACTATCTCTTCAACACTACAGAGGAGTGGTACTCGAGGAATGTGAAGGGTGCCTATTCCCATGGTGTAGCACACACTCAAGACGAGGTCGACGCCAACGAAAAAGACCCAAACAAATGGATCAACCCCCTGGAGACACGTCTGCCTCTGGCACCGAGCCTCAAGATCTACTGCTTCTACGGTGTAGGCAAGGCAACGGAGCGAGGCTACTACTATCGGTCACCAGACGCACCGGCTCTCACGAACCTGAACATCACAATCGACACAACCCTCACGCAGGGAGAGGTGGATCATGGTGTCGTCATGGGAGAGGGCGACGGAACAGTAAATCTTCTCAGCACGGGATACATGTGTAACCGCGGGTGGAACTACAAGAGGTACAACCCAGCCGGTGTCAAGGTGACGGTTGTCGAGATGGAGCACGAACCCGAGCGATTCAATCCCCGTGGAGGACCCAAGACGGCAGACCACGTGGATATTCTCGGGCGGCAACATCTGAACGAGCTCATCTTGAGGATCGCGGCGGGCAAGGGAAATACGATTACCGACTATGTTGTTAGCAACATTAAGGAGTACGCCGACAAGGTCAAGGTGTATGACGACGGCCAAAGACCCGATGAGGAGCAGGATACCTGGGAGGAGACTTTGGAAAAATTGGTCGGCAACA GACTCAGTGTGTtgtcgctgccgctgccgctgccgctcaGTGGGCCTGTACAGTGCTTCAAGGGTGGACCGTCCGTCCTTACCTCATCCAGCTCGGGCCTGGCCCCAGGCTGCCCTGGCCTGACTAG ACCATTCCACCCACGTATCAGCGGTGGTTCTAGCATCATGGCCGACTTCGATCTATACGAGTCTCTCGAGACCAAGCACCAATTTTGGGAAG AGCTCGACGACGTCGTCACTACCCAATACCAGTCCCACGACTTAATCGACGAAACCCTGCGATCGTGGCTCTATCTTACTTCGAGGTTCAGAGACAAGTTCCCCGAGAACGAAAATGATGTCGCCACCTGCTGCGAGAAGCTACTGCAATGCAAGCTGTTTCAAGACAACAAGGACTACATTCGCAACCAGATCGTCTACAGCCTTTTGCAGGAGGATGAACCCCCGTCGCTGCACGCCATTATACTATTCCTTTTGCTCGACGGCCATGCCGATGAGGCCTTATACTCTCGTATGATCGAGGAGGCGTGCTTCCCTCGCCTCCTCGAGCTGATTAACGGACGTAAAGACCAGGATCTGAGGCTGCATCGCTTGCTTCTGGAGCTGATGTACGAAATGTCCCGGGTCGAAAGGTTGCGCACCGCCGACTTGCTCCAGGTCGACGATGGCTTCATTGCATACCTCTTCCAGATCATCGAGGAGTTATCCAACGACGTTCACGACCCATATCACTATCCGATTATCCGGGTGCTG TTGGTTCTCAACGAACAATACATGCTCGCATCCACCGACGTCGCCTCAGATCCGAACTCGCCCACAGCCCCTCTCACGAATAGGGTGATCAAGTGCCTTAGTCTCCACGGCGATTCGTTCCGCACATTCGGAGAGAACATCATTTTACTTTTGAATCGTGAGACGGAGACGTCCCTGCAACTCTTGATCCTGAAACTCCTTTATCTATTATTTACAACCAAAGCCACATATGAATATTTCTACACCAATGACCTCAAGGTTCTCCTTGACGTTATCATTAGGAACCTGATGGATTTGCCAGACGAAAAGATATCGCTTCGCCACACATACCTCCGAGTCCTGTACCCACTCCTGGCGCACACGCAACTGAGCCACCCGCCGCACTACAAGCGTGATGAGGTACTCAAGGTCTTGAGGATTCTGGGTGGTTATGGAAATTCTCACTTTGCCCCTGCGGACGAAACGACGGTGCGTCTAGTCGACCGAGTCTCGAAAGTGAAATGGCTTGTCGACCAGGAGGCTTCTGGCGAGGCAGAGGTGGCTCGGAAGTTCCTGGGGATCAGTCTCACACGTTCGGACACGGCGAGCAGCGTTAGTGTTGTCGACGTCGCCGCCGTCATGGAGAAACCGGGTGTCATCACCCCGAGTCGCAAGGCCGAGGCAGACGCCGAAGCCAAACAAGGTGAGGCAAAGGCCGGGGCAGGCGCTGTGCGGCCGAAGAAGCCGTTGCCCGAGGTACCAAAACACCGACATGGCGTGCCGGTCGGACCGACGACGACGTTGCATTTGAATGGACATAAGAAGATACCACCAAAAGCACCGCCGCCACGGAGAAAGACGAAGCTCCAACCTTTGGAGCCCGTAGCGGACAGTGCCCCTATGCCAGAGGCTTGA
- a CDS encoding H/ACA ribonucleoprotein complex subunit 1, whose protein sequence is MSFGRGAPRGRGGGGGFGGRGGGGFGGRGGFQNRDMGPPATILEMGKFMHACEGEMICESINPKVPHFNAQIFLENKTAVGKVDEVLGPINQVYFTIKPSEGIQATSFKEGDKFYIGSEKLLPLEKFLPKPKPPPGAPKVKRAGRGGPARGGRGGPRGGFGGRGGAPRGRGGSGFGGRGGGRGGGGFGGGRGAPRGGGGFGGGRGRGGFSRGGR, encoded by the exons ATGTCATTCGGACGAGGAGCTCCGCGCGGTCgcggtggcggtggtggtttCGGTggtcgcggcggcggcggtttTGGAG GCCGTGGTGGCTTCCAGAACAGAGATATGGGCCCGCCCGCGACAATCCTTG AGATGGGCAAGTTCATGCACGCTTGCGAAGGCGAGATGATCTGCGAGAGCATCAACCCCAAGGTTCCTCATTTCAACGCTCAGATCTTCCTCGAGAACAAG ACTGCCGTTGGCAAGGTCGACGAAGTCCTCGGACCCATCAACCAGGTTTACTTCACCATCAAGCCCTCCGAGGGTATCCAGGCAACTTCTTTCAAGGAGGGCGACAAGTTCTACATCGGGTCCGAGAAGCTTCTGCCATTGGAGAAATTCCTGCCTAAGCCCAAGCCTCCCCCAGGTGCCCCCAAGGTCAAGCGTGCCGGCCGTGGTGGCCCGGCAAGAGGCGGTCGTGGTGGTCCCCGTGGCGGCTTTGGCGGCCGTGGAGGTGCTCCCAGAGGCCGTGGCGGCAGTGGTTTCGGTGGCCGTGGAGGCGgtcgcggcggcggtggcttCGGTGGTGGCCGCGGTGCGCCGAGAGGAGGTGGTGGCTTCGGCGGCGGCCGTGGCAGGGGTGGTTTCAGCAGAGGAGGCCGGTAG
- a CDS encoding PH domain-containing protein codes for MSVSVDAVPRDCDTPGQSGKLACKHPRLREPNYLTFGLSPTPLQSRVTLHPRSSFPSCQKVGTCAYLNLAYDLLVLIAILRNTNKPILFLQTPIVAPISPSISLPLPLLSPLLSPLYSSPTCQSQACNFRHAPVITTLKQLAVAQITKVRNQQPPRHISIPPTQIGSRHHDSNALDDDIGLSPRLPSPTAIASSTPQLDTLTTFPIIDPSIDTGFPACLSLPTLPYHTESPPPSTPTPKAYSNHAPHIADPDSYREPATQDMDRATYGTAADRNSNRTSSYFPQQPPQLSSSTSYNSPASDPSTYPTPQNTAPLPYDGDQETHYNTLANAQSVSHQTQHLSQGSDGAYYGPPTAASNYDNKLAVPSATTQGKFTEEWDASQRGSSIIDGSNMPRSNSFVSNNGDDHLSLPSRHNTLKKKSSLRRNGSLKRSGSRRSMKAGSVRSLALQSSNDADEVHSAFHCPVPTSGNPTEALANRFQSWRKILKDLIAYFREIQTHYEHKSKSLVKLANVANNISSPPGFLNSGGIDDALQILRAYHKGAILESNKAKEIEEDVILALTGLRNDLHQKIKEIKNLSGDFKNSVEKEMDGTRRAVKALQDTLGQTDLDPSLTTGKQDPYLLRLAVDRQVERQIDEENYLHQAYLNLENSGRELEAIVVGEIQKAYNAYAGILKRESDAAYGAIEELRVGPISMPKDFEWSHFVQKDDQFVDPNIPIRSAEHIHYPGREHVGCQEIRAGLLERKSKYLKSYTAGWYVLSSTHLHEFKSADKGQAPVMSLYLPEQKLGSHSTEGGSSNKFILKGRQTGSMHRGHTWVFRAESHDTMMAWYEDIKVLTERSPQERSEFVRGHVRSLSQSSQRSTSSDGVLEDDDDEPFSADTAVAASTSSRQDVRRPEAGGRFPSDIQVNAQRGLQAPLSPSSVSSGFDNSDREAAAQAYALPGSMLGVYHGPNEHPEHPTGYGGSDRTPMEEMPSHAAELSQQAQEDGVNPYTSEAIRRSPSGSRGHQAVFVPGDEEQRVQSHHGAIGNYDDESRPVSNVNGYDRGLETPGGNSQYGQWMNGNGKASSGLSNSGIVDQQETSEYYASGERDAGHVNVIPIVGMGNGHAQHNEVDQNGFSGADKSSTPASHDVPRQHQQLSAIRPTSGTIRTDSVPTISNLHIPGEYPKGTPGVEARR; via the exons ATGTCTGTATCCGTCGACGCGGTGCCCAGAGACTGCGATACCCCGGGTCAAAGTGGGAAGCTGGCGTGCAAACATCCCCGGCTCAGGGAACCTAATTACCTGACTTTCGGGCTGTCTCCCACTCCTTTACAATCACGCGTGACGCTTCACCCTCGATCCTCGTTCCCGTCCTGTCAAAAG gtaggtacttGTGCTTACCTCAACCTTGCTTACGACTTATTGGTATTGATAGCAATCCTGCGCAACACCAACAAACCCATCTTGTTCTTACAAACACCTATCGTGGCACCTATCTCTCCCTCCATTTCTCTCCCTCTTCCTCTCCTTTCCCCCCTTCTTTCCCCCCTCTATTCTTCACCTACGTGCCAATCTCAAGCCTGCAACTTCCGGCACGCTCCCGTCATCACCACCTTGAAGCAACTAGCAGTCGCGCAAATCACAAAGGTGCGCAACCAACAACCTCCGAGACACATCAGCATTCCACCGACCCAAATCGGCAGCCGCCACCACGACTCGAACGCACTTGATGACGACATTGGTCTGAGCCCAAGACTACCCTCTCCTACTGCTATTGCGTCAAGCACACCGCAACTGGATACACTAACCACCTTTCCCATTATCGACCCGTCC ATTGACACCGGCTTCCCGGCCTGTCTCAGTctccctaccttaccttaccacACAGA ATCCCCGCCTCCATCTACACCCACGCCAAAGGCATACTCCAACCACGCGCCGCACATCGCTGATCCCGATTCCTACAGGGAACCAGCTACACAAGACATGGACAGAGCTACCTACGGCACTGCGGCCGACAGGAACTCAAATCGCACCTCGTCCTATTTCCCTCAACAACCACCTCAGCTCTCCTCCTCCACGTCCTACAACTCTCCCGCTTCCGACCCATCTACATATCCTACTCCTCAGAACACTGCTCCTCTGCCATACGACGGGGACCAAGAAACCCATTACAATACTCTTGCCAACGCGCAATCCGTTAGCCATCAAACACAACACCTCTCACAAGGAAGTGACGGTGCATACTACGGTCCCCCGACTGCTGCTTCAAACTACGACAACAAGCTAGCCGTGCCCTCCGCTACCACCCAGGGCAAGTTTACAGAGGAATGGGATGCAAGTCAAAGAGGAAGCAGTATCATTGACGGTTCCAACATGCCGCGGTCCAACTCGTTCGTCTCCAACAATGGGGACGACCACCTGAGCCTCCCCTCACGCCACAATACCCTCAAGAAGAAGAGTTCGCTGCGCAGAAATGGCAGTCTGAAGCGCAGCGGTAGTCGTCGGAGCATGAAGGCTGGTAGCGTTCGGAGCCTGGCTCTGCAGTCTTCCAACGACGCAGATGAGGTGCACAGCGCTTTCCATTGCCCAGTTCCAACATCTGGGAACCCAACCGAGGCCCTAGCCAACCGATTCCAGT CTTGGCGCAAGATTCTCAAGGATCTTATCGCATACTTTCGCGAAATCCAAACGCACTACGAGCACAAGTCTAAGTCCTTGGTGAAGCTGGCCAATGTCGCCAACAACATCTCCAGCCCTCCTGGTTTCCTCAACTCGGGTGGTATCGATGATGCACTGCAAATACTGCGTGCTTATCACAAGGGCGCCATTCTAGAATCAAACAAGGCCAAGGAGATTGAGGAGGATGTCATCCTAGCGCTCACTGGGCTGAGGAATGATCTACACCAGAAGATCAAGGAAATCAAGAACCTGTCTGGAGATTTCAAGAATTCCGTGGAAAAGGAGATGGACGGCACCCGAAGGGCCGTCAAGGCCCTGCAAGACACCCTGGGCCAGACCGACCTCGACCCATCGTTGACGACCGGAAAGCAAGATCCTTACCTCTTGCGACTGGCGGTGGACAGACAAGTTGAGCGCCAGATTGACGAGGAGAACTACTTGCATCAGGCTTACCTAAACTTGGAGAACTCTGGCCGAGAACTTGAAGCTATCGTGGTTGGTGAGATCCAGAAGGCTTACAACGCCTATGCTGGCATCCTCAAGCGCGAGTCTGATGCTGCGTACGGGGCAATTGAAGAGCTCCGCGTTGGCCCAATCTCTATGCCCAAGGATTTCGAGTGGTCGCATTTCGTTCAAAAAGACGACCAGTTCGTTGACCCCAACATCCCGATTCGGTCTGCCGAACACATCCACTATCCCGGTCGGGAGCACGTTGGGTGCCAGGAGATTCGCGCCGGACTTCTCGAGCGCAAAAGCAAGTACCTCAAGAGCTATACAGCTGGCTG GTATGTACTTTCATCGACTCATCTTCATGAATTCAAGTCCGCGGATAAGGGCCAGGCCCCCGTCATGTCTTTATATCTTCCAGAGCAGAAACTAGGGTCGCACTCGACCGAAGGAGGATCATCCAATAAGTTCATCCTCAAGGGTCGCCAGACGGGATCAATGCACCGTGGTCACACATGGGTCTTCCGCGCCGAGAGCCATGATACAATGATGGCTTGGTACGAGGACATCAAAGTTCTCACCGAGAGGTCGCCGCAAGAAAGGAGCGAGTTCGTTCGCGGTCATGTTCGAAGTCTCAGCCAGTCTTCGCAGCGCTCCACTAGCAGCGACGGTGTTCTCGaagacgacgatgacgagcCATTTTCGGCCGACACGGCGGTCGCAGCCAGCACGAGTTCGAGACAAGACGTCCGCCGTCCCGAAGCAGGTGGGCGATTCCCATCCGACATCCAAGTCAACGCACAGCGAGGCTTACAGGCACCTCTTTCGCCATCTAGTGTAAGCTCCGGATTTGACAACTCTGACCGTGAAGCCGCCGCGCAAGCATACGCTCTGCCGGGAAGCATGCTAGGCGTCTATCACGGGCCGAATGAACATCCCGAACATCCTACAGGTTACGGAGGGTCCGACAGGACCCCAATGGAAGAAATGCCTTCCCACGCAGCCGAATTGTCCCAGCAGGCTCAAGAAGATGGTGTCAACCCTTATACCAGCGAAGCGATTCGCCGATCTCCATCTGGTAGCCGTGGACACCAGGCAGTATTTGTACCTGGAGACGAGGAACAGCGAGTGCAGAGCCACCATGGCGCCATTGGTAATTACGACGATGAATCTAGGCCTGTCTCCAATGTCAACGGATATGATCGTGGCCTCGAGACACCAGGCGGCAATAGCCAATACGGTCAGTGGATGAATGGCAATGGGAAGGCCTCGTCAGGCCTTTCCAACAGCGGTATCGTCGACCAGCAAGAGACGAGCGAGTACTACGCGTCAGGCGAACGAGATGCCGGTCACGTCAATGTGATTCCTATTGTTGGCATGGGCAACGGCCATGCCCAGCACAATGAGGTTGATCAGAATGGGTTCTCTGGCGCCGACAAATCGTCAACACCTGCAAGCCACGACGTGCCTCGTCAGCATCAACAGTTGTCGGCTATTCGGCCGACTTCTGGCACCATCAGAACCGACAGCGTGCCGACGATTTCCAACTTGCATATTCCAGGTGAATACCCCAAGGGTACACCCGGAGTCGAAGCTAGACGTTGA
- a CDS encoding aminotriazole resistance protein, which translates to MSNSSTTHSPSTTRTPTTAWETRNADEAMQRVADVMIAVTESFRQQFREENANDSRPFGPNGPGNLSWRTSAPVLVSPILDDDGVSPTNSHYSRPSTAPSALDASRHDAVLPVSPTSSRDPATSPLSRTMMVGALSVPRLPTVNITHPHNDTEIQARQPSTSTPLVKPTAATTLPRGSGPEALEHPSEYPDLFEAARRIVFTQRFRSSTEATPLNRPGEKSRYPENEERISWAIQTAAYPEDPLLREIPPEPLSSAKESFLVAVVSLYQFLMFAGLVQAIAPALAIAESFPDIPSGQHSWFTAAYTLIIGAFAVPSERLGDAFGRKTVIITGCLWFSLWSLLAGFSINVQNGRADGTAYFCFCRAMQGLGPALCVPNGFSVLERTLPASQRKDMALAFFSVAAPLGFVVGAVMSSLFAYNDSWEWSFFVLAAVNISAAGLSLLIVPRQAPRKGPYDHTIWVQLDVSGTLLGSGGLVLFSFAWNQSPAVGWRTPYTYFILVIGVMLLAAFFYNESTAVNPLLPLRAMTPKSNLILGCTAAAWACFVIWAFYGFQALEVLRSWDPLLASAGFVPVAVEAVAVGLLLAYLMPGEEVYWAFFAAVLSFLLASILMATAPSDQTYWANTFVSTLFAPLGMVLTMPLATILLKQNLAEGHQGVASGLVLGVSSYAISLAMGIARNVEVGVNSSDTDKLSGFHGAQYFGTGLGGLAVICATILLVLAVKARGRSYEEGYV; encoded by the coding sequence ATGAGCAACTCAAGCACCACACATTCACCGTCTACTACTCGCACACCGACGACAGCATGGGAGACCCGAAACGCGGACGAGGCCATGCAGAGGGTGGCGGATGTCATGATAGCAGTCACAGAGTCGTTCCGACAACAGTTTCGAGAAGAAAATGCGAACGACAGCAGGCCATTCGGGCCCAACGGGCCAGGAAACTTGAGCTGGCGGACTTCGGCTCCGGTTCTTGTCTCTCCTATcctcgacgacgacggcgTGAGCCCAACGAACTCTCATTATTCTCGGCCGAGTACCGCTCCTTCGGCCCTCGACGCCTCCAGGCATGATGCTGTGTTGCCCGTATCGCCTACTTCCTCTCGTGATCCGGCGACATCACCTCTTTCACGGACCATGATGGTAGGGGCGTTGTCCGTTCCTCGACTTCCGACTGTAAATATCACACACCCACATAACGACACGGAAATACAGGCCCGACAACCATCGACTTCCACGCCGTTAGTAAAACCGACGGCTGCCACCACACTGCCGAGAGGGTCAGGACCCGAGGCACTCGAACATCCTTCAGAGTACCCAGACTTATTCGAGGCTGCCAGGAGGATAGTCTTCACGCAACGGTTCAGGTCCTCAACGGAGGCAACGCCCCTCAACAGGCCCGGCGAGAAATCCAGGTACCCTGAAAACGAGGAGCGCATTTCCTGGGCTATACAAACCGCAGCGTATCCGGAAGATCCCCTCCTCCGAGAAATACCGCCAGAGCCGCTGTCGTCCGCAAAGGAGTCCTTCCTAGTAGCCGTCGTCAGTCTGTACCAATTCCTTATGTTTGCCGGCCTCGTCCAGGCCATAGCACCGGCCCTCGCCATCGCCGAGTCGTTCCCAGATATACCGAGCGGCCAGCACTCGTGGTTCACCGCAGCCTATACACTCATCATCGGGGCCTTTGCCGTCCCCTCGGAACGCCTGGGCGACGCCTTTGGCCGCAAGACCGTCATCATCACCGGCTGCCTCTGGTTCTCGCTCTGGAGCCTCCTCGCCGGCTTCTCCATCAACGTCCAAAACGGCAGGGCAGACGGCACCGCCTACTTCTGCTTCTGTCGTGCCATGCAGGGCCTGGGACCGGCGCTCTGCGTACCCAACGGCTTCTCGGTTCTCGAAAGGACGCTACCGGCGAGCCAGAGGAAAGACATGGCACTGGCCTTTTTCAGCGTCGCCGCACCGTTGGGCTTCGTGGTAGGCGCGGTGATGTCGTCCCTTTTTGCCTACAACGATTCCTGGGAATGGTCCTTTTTCGTACTTGCAGCTGTCAACATTTCCGCTGCGGGTCTCAGCCTCTTGATCGTCCCACGACAAGCCCCTCGAAAAGGCCCCTATGATCATACTATCTGGGTACAGCTCGACGTATCCGGGACTCTCCTCGGCAGCGGCGGTCTCGTCCTGTTCAGTTTCGCTTGGAACCAATCACCGGCCGTAGGTTGGCGCACACCGTACACCTACTTCATCCTCGTCATCGGCGTCATGCTCCTCGCCGCCTTCTTCTACAACGAGTCCACCGCTGTGAACCCCCTCCTCCCGCTGCGCGCCATGACCCCGAAGTCGAATCTAATCCTAGGCTGCACGGCAGCGGCGTGGGCCTGCTTCGTCATCTGGGCATTTTATGGCTTCCAAGCCCTCGAGGTCCTGCGCAGCTGGGATCCGCTCCTTGCCAGTGCGGGCTTCGTACCCGTTGCCGTCGAGGCCGTGGCAGTGGGCCTGCTGCTGGCGTATCTCATGCCCGGAGAAGAGGTATACTGGGCGTTCTTCGCAGCCGTCTTATCCTTTTTGCTGGCATCTATACTCATGGCGACGGCACCATCCGACCAGACGTATTGGGCAAACACGTTCGTCAGCACCTTGTTCGCTCCGCTTGGGATGGTCCTGACTATGCCTCTTGCCACCATCCTGCTCAAACAAAACCTGGCAGAGGGGCACCAAGGGGTCGCAAGTGGCCTTGTTCTGGGCGTGTCGAGCTACGCCATATCGCTGGCTATGGGAATCGCGAGGAACGTAGAAGTCGGAGTTAATTCAAGTGACACGGACAAGCTGTCCGGGTTCCATGGGGCACAATACTTTGGGACTGGTTTAGGTGGCCTGGCAGTAATATGTGCAACGATACTCCTAGTGTTAGCAGTAAAGGCCAGAGGTAGATCTTATGAAGAGGGATACGTCTAA
- a CDS encoding acetyltransferase, with protein sequence MDVSKVTHLPADLQYCQYEHGLEAKYLPAIRSLIAKDLSEPYSIYVYRYFLYQWGHLCFMTLNPADGSLIGVIICKLEVHSSHSPPTRRGYIAMLAVASPYRGKGIATALVKRAIDAMAQRNADEVVLETEETNTQAMRLYERLGFLRSKKLHRYYLNGNSAYRLVLLLKPIDPDAAFDDSDGQSP encoded by the exons ATGGACGTTTCCAAGGTCACCCACCTCCCCGCGGATCTGCAGTACTGCCAGTACGAGCACGGCCTCGAAGCGAAATACCTTCCAGCTATACGCTCTCTGATCGCAAAGGACTTGAGTGAGCCATACAGCATCTATGTCTACCGGTATTTTCTATACCAGTGGGGCCATTTGTGCTTCATG ACTTTGAATCCCGCCGACGGGTCTCTCATTGGTGTCATCATATGCAAGCTGGAAGTGCACTCGTCTCACTCGCCGCCAACGCGCCGGGGCTACATCGCTATGCTCGCCGTGGCCTCGCCATATCGCGGTAAAGGCATTGCGACGGCACTCGTGAAGAGGGCTATAGATGCCATGGCCCAACGGAACGCCGATGAGGTGGTCTTGGAGACGGAGGAAACCAACACACAAGCCATGCGTCTGTACGAGCGTCTTGGGTTCTTGCGTTCCAAGAAGCTACACAGGTATTATCTCAACGGCAACAGCGCCTACAGGCTGGTACTGCTGCTCAAACCTATCGACCCGGATGCCGCATTTGATGATTCGGATGGCCAGTCTCCCTGA